The Vibrio sp. 16 genome segment TTACGAGTCTAACGAAAGCATGTACGCTAAGTTAAAGACTCAAGGTTCTGGTTACGACCTAGTAGTACCGTCTACTTACTTTGTCTCTAAGATGCGCAAAGAAGGCATGCTACAAAAAATTGACAAAGAGAAGCTTTCTCACTTTGCCGATCTTGATACAAACTTCCTAAACAAACCGTTCGACCCAAACAACAGTTACTCTATCCCTTACATCTGGGGCGCGACAGGTATTGGCATTAACTCAGACATGCTAGACAGCTCTTCAGCAACGAAGTGGGATGACTTCTGGGATAGCAAGTGGGAAGGCCAACTTATGCTGATGGATGACTCGCGCGAAGTCTTCCATATCGCCCTAACGAAGCTTGGGTACTCACCAAACACCACGGATCCAGATGAAATCAAAGCAGCATATGAAGAGCTGAAAAAGCTAATGCCAAATGTATTAGTTTTCAACTCTGATTTCCCAGCAAACCCATACTTAGCAGGCGAAGTTTCTCTTGGCATGCTTTGGAATGGTTCGGCATACATGGCGCGTCAAGAAGGCGCATCTATCAACATCATCTGGCCTGAAAAAGGCGCTATTTTCTGGATGGACAGCCTAGCTATTCCTGCAGGTGCGAAGAATATCGAAGCGGCACACAAAATGATCGACTTCCTACTTCGCCCAGAGAATGCAGCGAAAATCGCTCTTGAGATTGGCTACCCTACGCCAGTGGCTACAGCACACGATCTACTGCCTAAAGAGTTTGCAAACGACCCAAGCATTTTCCCACCACAAGAAGTGATGGAAAGTGGCACGTGGCAAGACGAAGTGGGTGAAGCAAGCGTGCTTTACGACGAATACTTCCAGAAACTTAAAGTAGATAATTAAGCGATTTATCTTACACTTAATAAAGCGGCATCTGCCGCTTTATTAGTTTGAGAGGACTATGTACAGAGTCACCCTTTTCTTTCTTTCATTGCTGATCATCGTCCAATTATTACTATTGGTGATGAGTCATTTCTTCGCTGTTGATTCACGCTACGATCTGCTTTTCGAGACAAACACCCTCTTTCTGGTGATTTATTTAGCCTACATCTCTCTGCGAACAGTGCGCTCCAACTCACTGGTTAATTATGGGGTTGGCTTACTGATCACAAACAGTTTTTATGAAGTCGTCACGGAAATCACTTACTTCAACGACATCGCAGCGCAACATCCGTTGGTTGACTCGTTTCTAGAAGACGGCTTGTTACAACTTTCGTTCTTGTTGTTGGCCTTTGGCATTACTCGTATGGTCAATAAAGCGAAAGAGAACGCCACTATTGATGAGTTAACTGGGCTATACAACCGAAAAAAACTCAACAACATCACCCTCGAAAAATTTGACTTAATCTACTTTGATTTAGATGGCTTAAAGTTAGTCAACGATACACAAGGTCATGCGCAAGGCGATATTATGTTGGTTCGCTTTGCACAGGCGTTACGAGAATCGACTTCTGAGGCGGAGCAAGCGTTTAGACTGGGTGGCGATGAATTTGCTGTTGTGGCGTCGCCAGGGGCAGGACTCGCGTTCATTCGCAAGATCAACGCTCATCTAGAAGGTGAAGACATCAAGTTTAGCTATGGTATTGATTCAACAACCAAGACTCAGTTCCATCAAGCGTTAATCAATACAGATAAAGCCATGTATGAAATGAAAAAAGCTCAGCGAGGCAAGCGCTGAGCATCTATTCAAAACGCAACGTTTATGCGTGCTTTGCTTGAGGTTTCTGCAAAGCTAGGATTTCCTCAACCAGTTTCGGAACTTCCACACTGGCTTTTCCATAACGCTTCTCTTCAAACTCACTCTCAACAGCACTTGGCTCTAAATTGATTTCTATTGTGTGGGCACCATGCATTTTGGCATCGTGAACAAATCCAGCAGCGGGGAAAACAACCCCTGATGTACCAATCGAAATGAACAGATCTGCGTCTTCTAGGGATTGATAAATCTCGCCCATTCGTAATGGCATTTCGCCAAACCAAACAACATGAGGTCGCATTTGAGATGGCATTTGACAGCAATGACAAAGATCGCCCGTTTTGATTTCACCCAACTCTTCAACCACTTGATTCGATACGCTGCAACGTGCTTTTAGGAGTTCGCCATGCATGTGAATGACGTTCGAGCTGCCACCTCGCTCATGTAGGTTATCGATGTTCTGTGTAATCACGGTTACCGTCCCGTCTAGCTCGGCTTCCAGTTGCCCTAATGCGATGTGAGCTGCATTGGGTTCAATATGCGGTTCTTGTAGCATGATGCGGCGTTTATTATAGAAATCTTGAACAAGATCAGGGTCGCGGGCAAATCCTTCAGGGGTCGCGACATCTTCTATGCGGTGATCTTCCCACAAGCCATCTTGCGCTCGAAAAGTTTGAATACCTGATTCAGCTGAGATCCCTGCTCCAGTGAGAATTACGACATTACGATACGGAAACTTCATACCACATCCTTATATTTTTCCTTTAGATGTAGCTTAGCACTTCGCTAATAACATCAGAAGTTATGCGGATTAGACCATAGTCGAAATCAAACGAGTTATACAAGGTAATGTGAACTAAAACAAAAAAGGCGACCGAAGCCGCCCTATCTCAACCGATTGTTTAATCGTCACTCGTGGCAGAGATTTTATGAATCGCCAAGTCTGCACCATTGAACTCATCTTCTTCCGATAAGCGTAAGCCAGATACTTTGTTAATGATGCCGTACACAACCAAAGCGCCCCCAACCGCAATCCCAATGCCGACTAATGTACCGAGCAACTGAACCACAAAGCTCACGCCTCCGAGGCCACCTAACACAGTCTGGCCGAAAATACCGGCAGCAATGCCACCCCACGCCCCACAAACTCCGTGAAGCGGCCAAACTCCAAGAACATCATCGATTTTGGTTTTGTTTTGAAGGTAGGTAAATAGATAAACAAATAACGCCCCTGCGACAGCACCCGTAATCAAAGAGCCGATGGGATGCATTAAGTCAGAGCCGGCACAAATGGCAACCAGACCAGCTAAAGGACCATTGTGAATAAAGCCTGGGTCGTTTTTGCCTGCGATT includes the following:
- the cobB gene encoding Sir2 family NAD+-dependent deacetylase; this encodes MKFPYRNVVILTGAGISAESGIQTFRAQDGLWEDHRIEDVATPEGFARDPDLVQDFYNKRRIMLQEPHIEPNAAHIALGQLEAELDGTVTVITQNIDNLHERGGSSNVIHMHGELLKARCSVSNQVVEELGEIKTGDLCHCCQMPSQMRPHVVWFGEMPLRMGEIYQSLEDADLFISIGTSGVVFPAAGFVHDAKMHGAHTIEINLEPSAVESEFEEKRYGKASVEVPKLVEEILALQKPQAKHA
- a CDS encoding GGDEF domain-containing protein, which gives rise to MYRVTLFFLSLLIIVQLLLLVMSHFFAVDSRYDLLFETNTLFLVIYLAYISLRTVRSNSLVNYGVGLLITNSFYEVVTEITYFNDIAAQHPLVDSFLEDGLLQLSFLLLAFGITRMVNKAKENATIDELTGLYNRKKLNNITLEKFDLIYFDLDGLKLVNDTQGHAQGDIMLVRFAQALRESTSEAEQAFRLGGDEFAVVASPGAGLAFIRKINAHLEGEDIKFSYGIDSTTKTQFHQALINTDKAMYEMKKAQRGKR
- a CDS encoding extracellular solute-binding protein, translated to MKSKFYASALCAATLIASPAMAADQELYFYNWSEYIPNEVLEDFTKETGIKVIYSTYESNESMYAKLKTQGSGYDLVVPSTYFVSKMRKEGMLQKIDKEKLSHFADLDTNFLNKPFDPNNSYSIPYIWGATGIGINSDMLDSSSATKWDDFWDSKWEGQLMLMDDSREVFHIALTKLGYSPNTTDPDEIKAAYEELKKLMPNVLVFNSDFPANPYLAGEVSLGMLWNGSAYMARQEGASINIIWPEKGAIFWMDSLAIPAGAKNIEAAHKMIDFLLRPENAAKIALEIGYPTPVATAHDLLPKEFANDPSIFPPQEVMESGTWQDEVGEASVLYDEYFQKLKVDN